A genome region from Triticum aestivum cultivar Chinese Spring chromosome 2B, IWGSC CS RefSeq v2.1, whole genome shotgun sequence includes the following:
- the LOC123043689 gene encoding actin-related protein 2/3 complex subunit 5A encodes MASAAYLETEENLEALISRIEQKSRKIETLLKQSKPVEALKTALEGSPLKTRDERCKSANWIVVHRAMMAIRDIDGMFNSLDTEYYDILMKYLYRGLSTGDRPTCDQCLKIHEKLTERAGLGCILRSLADTVNTV; translated from the exons ATGGCGTCAGCAGCCTACCTCGAGACGGAGGAGAACCTGGAGGCCCTCATCAGCCGCATCGAGCAGAAGTCCCGCAAGATCGAGACCCTCCTCAAGCA GTCGAAGCCGGTGGAAGCCCTCAAGACGGCGCTCGAGGGGTCGCCCCTCAAGACCCGCGACGAGCGATGCAAG TCGGCGAACTGGATCGTGGTGCACCGCGCCATGATGGCGATCAGGGACATCGACGGCATGTTCAACTCACTGGATACCGAGTACTACGACATCCTCATGAA ATACCTGTACAGAGGTTTGTCCACTGGTGACCGGCCGACGTGTGACCAGTGCCTCAAAATCCATGAGAAACTGACGGAGAGAGCTGGCTTAGGATGCATACTGCGGTCACTCGCCGACACTGTAAACACTGTGTGA